A genomic stretch from Xiphophorus maculatus strain JP 163 A chromosome 16, X_maculatus-5.0-male, whole genome shotgun sequence includes:
- the LOC102224521 gene encoding tripartite motif-containing protein 16-like produces the protein MEQNQLDPETFSCSICLDLLKDPVAIPCGHSYCMKCIKTQWDEEDQKGIHSCPQCRETFTLRPVLKKNTMLAALVEQLKKTGLQAAAAAAADHCYAGPVDVACDFCTGRKLKAIKSCLVCLASYCEKHLQPHYDSAAFKKHKLVEPTKNLQENICSRHDEVMKMFCRTDQKFICYLCSVDEHKGHDTVSAATERTERQRELEERRGNIQQRIQDREEDVKLLQQEVEAISRSADKTVEDSEKIFTQLIRLLQKRSSEVKQQIRSQQETEVSRVKDVQEKLEQEITELKRKDAELEQLSHTEDHNQFLLNYPSLPALSESTHSSSINIRPLRHFEDVTAAVSELREKLQDILRNSWTNISLMVTEVDVLLSEPEPKTRAEFLKYSCEITLDPNTANTRLVLSEGKRKVTWMKDRQSYSNHPDRFTNRSQVLSRESLTGRCYWEVEWKIYVSVSVAYKNISRAGSDNECEFGYNDKSWALDCSVSRFGHNNIWTSISGPVSSRLGVYLDHTAGLLSFYSVSETMTLLHRVQTTFTQPLLAGVRVWNYFGSGSSAEFIKPN, from the coding sequence atggagcagaATCAGCTGGACCCAGAAACTTTCTCCTGTTCCATCTGtctggatctactgaaggaTCCGGTGGCGATTCCctgtggacacagctactgTATGAAGTGTATTAAAACCCAGTGGGATGAAGAGGATCAGAAGGGAatccacagctgccctcagtgCAGGGAGACATTCACACTGAGGCCTGTGCTAAAGAAGAACACCATGCTAGCAGCTCTAGTGGAACAGCTGAAGAAGACTGGActccaagctgctgctgctgctgctgctgaccacTGCTATGCTGGACCTGTAGATGTGGCCTGTGATTTCTGCacaggaagaaaactgaaagccatcAAGTCCTGTTTAGTCTGTCTGGCCTCTTACTGTGAGAAACACCTTCAACCTCATTATGATTCAGCTGCATTtaagaaacacaagctggtggagCCGACCAAGAACCTGcaggagaacatctgctctcgtcatgatgaggtgatgaagatgttcTGTCGTACTGATCAGAAGTTTATCTGTTATCTCTGCTCTGTTGATGAACATAAAGGTCATGACACAGTGTCAGCTGCAACAGAAAggactgagaggcagagagagctggaggagagacgaggaaacatccaacagagaatccaggacagagaggaagatgtgaagctgcttcaacaggaggtggaggccatcagtcgctctgctgataaaacagtggaggacagtgagaagatcttcacccagctgatccgtctcctccagaaaagaagctctgaggtgaagcagcagatcagatcccagcaggaaactgaagtgagtcgagtcaaagatgttcaggagaagctggagcaggagatcactgagctgaagaggaaagacgctgagctggagcagctctcacacacagaggatcacaaccagtttctcctcaactacccctcactgccagcactcagtgagtctacacactcatccagcatcaacatccgtcctctgagacactttgaggacgtgacagcagctgtgtcagagctcagagagaaaCTACAGGACATCCTGAGAAACTCATggacaaacatctcactgatggtcactgaggtggatgttctgctgtcagaaccagaaccaaagaccAGAGCTGAGTTCTTGAAATATTCATGTGAAATTACACTGgatccaaacacagcaaacacacGGCTGGTTCTATCAGAGGGAAAAAGGAAGGTGACATGGATGAAAGATCGTCAGTCTTATTCTaatcatccagacagattcaCTAATAGATCCCAAGTTCTGAGTagagagagtctgactggacgttgttactgggaggtggagtggaaaatttatgtttctgtatCAGTCGCATACAAGAAtatcagcagagcaggaagtgacaATGAATGTGAATTTGGATATAATGACAAATCTTGGGCTTTAGATTGTAGTGTTTCTAGATTTGGTCACAACAACATCTGGACCTCCatctcaggtccagtttcctccagacTAGGAGTTTACCTGgatcacacagcaggtcttctgtccttctacagcgtctctgaaaccatgactctcctccacagagtccagaccacaTTCACTCAGCCACTACTGGCTGGAGTTAGGGTGTGGAATTATTTTGGGTCTGGATCCTCTGCAGAGTTCATTAAACCCAACTAG